A single Equus quagga isolate Etosha38 chromosome 8, UCLA_HA_Equagga_1.0, whole genome shotgun sequence DNA region contains:
- the ARL4A gene encoding ADP-ribosylation factor-like protein 4A, translated as MGNGLSDQTSILSGLPSFQSFHIVILGLDCAGKTTVLYRLRFNEFVNTVPTKGFNTEKIKVTLGNSKTVTFHFWDVGGQEKLRPLWKSYTRCTDGIVFVVDSVDVERMEEAKTELHKITRISENQGVPVLIVANKQDLRNSLSLSEIEKLLAMSELSSLTPWHLQPTCAIIGDGLKEGLEKLHDMIIKRRKMLRQQKKKR; from the coding sequence ATGGGGAATGGGCTGTCAGACCAGACTTCTATCCTGTCCGGCCTGCCTTCGTTTCAGTCCTTCCACATTGTTATTCTGGGTTTGGACTGTGCTGGAAAGACAACTGTATTATACAGGCTGCGGTTCAATGAATTTGTAAATACTGTACCTACCAAGGGATTTAACACTGAAAAAATTAAGGTAACCTTGGGAAATTCTAAAACAGTCACTTTCCACTTCTGGGATGTAGGTGGTCAGGAGAAATTGAGGCCACTGTGGAAGTCATATACCAGATGCACAGATGGCATTGTGTTTGTTGTGGACTCTGTTGATGTTGAAAGGATGGAAGAAGCCAAAACTGAACTTCACAAGATAACTAGGATATCAGAAAATCAAGGAGTCCCTGTACTTATAGTTGCTAACAAACAAGACCTGAGGAACTCATTGTCTCTCTCAGAAATTGAGAAATTGTTAGCAATGAGTGAACTGAGCTCATTGACTCCCTGGCACTTGCAGCCCACCTGTGCAATCATAGGAGATGGACTGAAGGAAGGACTTGAGAAACTACATGATATGatcattaaaagaagaaaaatgttgcggcaacagaaaaagaagagatga